The following are encoded together in the Micromonospora lupini genome:
- a CDS encoding glycoside hydrolase family 3 protein: MRNRRLRRGITALALALLALPTVPGTAHAEPTYPFRDPHLPVQARVDDLLGRLTLDEKISWLHQYQPAVPRLGIGLFKTGTEALHGVAWSTDIDNSGAVVKARGTSFPQPVGMASTWDTDLIQRVGSAVGDEARGYHAQNPRVWGLNLWAPVVNLLRDPRWGRNEEGYSEDPLLTAKISTAYGSGMTGGDPDHLKSAPTLKHYLAYNNEVRRDVTSSNVPPRVLNEYDRAAFKPAIAADAATGVMASYNLVNGRPATVDPDLATVVRGWTDRQLMNVTDAWAPNNLVASQGYYATQPEANAAIVKAGLNSFITDDTNAQPTVTAVKQALATGLLTEGDIDARISETLNVRFRLGEFDPGGGRHGGITPAVINSPEHQRLARQAAGEAMVLLKNSRQALPLNPSRTRKVAVLGPLADTLYTDWYGGDLPYEVTALDGIRERLGGSASVSGLDGADRIALKDPATGRYVTASGTTDADPVAATGATASLAAQFDAVDWGQGVVTLRNAANGRYLGYNWGPFITRDEQPNGWYVQQQFTLEPQADGTFALRYTGYETQESWFGVNTYVTVGDDGALTLGASTAADATHFAREVISSGVDRAVAAAKAADTAVLVVGSNPFINGREAHDRTSTALSASQEALVKAVTKANPHTVLVLQTSYPVTIGWEQEHVPAIVWTTHAGAETGHAVADVLFGDRNPSGKLTQTWYRSDRQLPPDLLEYDIISSGQTYLYNTAKPLYPFGHGLSYTRFRYGQPRSDARPVAADGTVAVSVDVTNTGSRAGSEVVQLYTHQRTSRVKTPIRALKAFQRVQLAPGQTRAVTLRLPVADLANWDVTRGRWVVESSTYDLLVGANADDIRARTAVAVRGETIPARDLSRTTRAENFDGYAGVRLVDETKARGTAVGATAAGQWISFAGSALRPGAHTLTAKVAKATAGAGTIQVRVGSPTGRLLGTATVPSTGDDYRYVSVSAELARAAGTHDVYLVFDSALRLADFSLR, translated from the coding sequence ATGCGGAACAGGCGCCTCAGGCGCGGAATCACCGCGCTCGCGCTCGCCCTGCTCGCCCTACCGACCGTCCCCGGCACGGCGCACGCCGAACCGACCTACCCGTTCCGAGATCCACACCTGCCCGTGCAGGCCCGGGTCGACGACCTGCTCGGTCGGCTCACCCTGGACGAGAAGATCTCGTGGCTGCACCAGTACCAGCCCGCCGTTCCCCGGCTGGGCATCGGCCTGTTCAAGACCGGCACCGAGGCGCTGCACGGGGTCGCCTGGTCCACCGACATCGACAACAGCGGCGCGGTCGTGAAGGCGCGCGGCACGTCGTTCCCGCAGCCGGTGGGCATGGCGAGCACCTGGGACACCGACCTGATCCAGCGGGTCGGCTCCGCCGTGGGTGACGAGGCGCGGGGCTACCACGCGCAGAACCCCCGGGTCTGGGGTCTCAACCTCTGGGCGCCGGTGGTCAATCTGCTGCGCGACCCGCGGTGGGGCCGCAACGAGGAGGGCTACTCGGAGGACCCGCTGCTCACCGCGAAGATCTCCACCGCGTACGGCTCGGGGATGACCGGCGGGGACCCGGACCACCTGAAGAGCGCTCCGACCCTCAAGCACTACCTGGCCTACAACAACGAGGTCCGGCGCGACGTCACCTCCTCGAACGTACCGCCGAGGGTCTTGAACGAGTACGACCGCGCCGCCTTCAAGCCGGCCATCGCCGCCGACGCGGCGACCGGAGTGATGGCCTCGTACAACCTGGTCAACGGCCGTCCCGCCACAGTGGACCCGGACCTGGCCACGGTGGTGCGCGGCTGGACCGACAGGCAGTTGATGAACGTCACGGACGCGTGGGCGCCGAACAACCTCGTCGCCTCGCAGGGCTACTACGCCACCCAGCCCGAGGCGAACGCCGCGATCGTCAAGGCCGGCCTCAACAGCTTCATCACCGACGACACCAACGCGCAGCCGACCGTCACCGCCGTCAAGCAGGCGCTGGCCACCGGCCTGCTCACCGAGGGCGACATCGACGCCCGGATCTCCGAGACCCTGAACGTCCGGTTCCGCCTCGGTGAGTTCGACCCGGGCGGCGGCCGCCACGGCGGCATCACCCCGGCCGTCATCAACAGCCCCGAGCACCAGCGGCTGGCACGCCAGGCCGCAGGCGAGGCGATGGTGCTGCTGAAGAACTCCCGACAGGCCCTACCGCTCAACCCGTCCCGGACCCGCAAGGTGGCAGTGCTCGGCCCGCTTGCCGACACCCTCTACACCGACTGGTACGGCGGTGACCTGCCGTACGAGGTGACCGCCCTCGACGGCATCCGCGAGCGGTTGGGCGGCTCCGCGAGCGTCAGCGGGCTCGACGGGGCGGACCGGATCGCCCTGAAGGACCCGGCGACCGGCCGGTACGTCACGGCCAGCGGCACCACCGACGCCGACCCGGTCGCCGCGACCGGTGCCACCGCCTCGCTCGCCGCCCAGTTCGACGCGGTGGACTGGGGCCAGGGTGTGGTGACGCTGCGCAACGCCGCCAACGGCCGCTACCTCGGCTACAACTGGGGGCCCTTCATCACCCGCGACGAGCAGCCGAACGGCTGGTACGTCCAGCAGCAGTTCACGCTGGAGCCGCAGGCCGACGGCACGTTCGCGCTGCGCTACACCGGCTACGAGACGCAGGAGAGCTGGTTCGGCGTCAACACATACGTCACGGTCGGCGACGACGGCGCCCTCACGCTCGGCGCGTCCACCGCGGCGGACGCGACCCACTTCGCGCGTGAGGTGATCAGCAGCGGAGTCGACCGGGCCGTCGCCGCGGCCAAGGCGGCCGACACCGCAGTCCTGGTCGTCGGCAGCAACCCGTTCATCAACGGGCGTGAGGCGCACGACCGGACCTCGACCGCGCTGAGCGCCAGCCAGGAAGCGCTGGTCAAGGCCGTGACCAAGGCCAATCCGCACACGGTGCTGGTGCTCCAGACCAGCTACCCGGTCACCATCGGGTGGGAGCAGGAGCACGTCCCGGCGATCGTCTGGACCACCCACGCGGGCGCCGAGACCGGGCACGCCGTCGCCGACGTCCTGTTCGGTGACCGCAACCCGTCGGGCAAGCTCACCCAGACCTGGTACCGCTCGGACCGGCAACTACCGCCCGACCTGCTGGAGTACGACATCATCTCGTCCGGGCAGACCTACCTCTACAACACCGCCAAGCCGCTCTATCCGTTCGGCCACGGGCTGTCGTACACCAGATTCCGGTACGGCCAGCCCCGCAGCGACGCCCGCCCGGTCGCGGCCGACGGCACAGTCGCGGTAAGCGTCGACGTGACGAACACCGGCAGCCGGGCCGGGTCCGAGGTCGTCCAGCTCTACACCCACCAGCGCACCTCGCGGGTGAAGACCCCGATCCGGGCGCTGAAGGCGTTCCAGCGGGTGCAGCTCGCACCCGGGCAGACCCGGGCCGTGACGCTCCGACTGCCCGTCGCCGACCTGGCGAACTGGGACGTCACCCGCGGCCGGTGGGTGGTCGAGTCGTCCACGTACGACCTGCTGGTCGGCGCGAACGCCGACGACATCCGGGCCCGGACGGCTGTCGCGGTGCGCGGCGAGACGATCCCGGCCCGGGACCTCTCCCGGACCACCCGGGCCGAGAACTTCGACGGGTACGCGGGCGTCCGGCTCGTCGACGAGACGAAGGCGCGGGGTACGGCCGTCGGCGCCACCGCAGCCGGCCAGTGGATCTCCTTCGCCGGCTCCGCCCTGCGTCCCGGTGCCCACACCCTCACGGCAAAGGTCGCGAAGGCCACCGCGGGCGCCGGCACGATCCAGGTCCGGGTGGGCTCGCCCACCGGCCGGTTGCTCGGTACGGCCACCGTGCCCAGCACCGGCGACGACTACCGGTACGTGAGTGTCAGCGCCGAGCTGGCCCGGGCGGCCGGCACCCATGACGTGTACCTGGTGTTCGACTCCGCGCTGCGGCTGGCGGACTTCTCCCTGAGGTGA
- a CDS encoding RICIN domain-containing protein, translating to MRSAASTTRTALLSAAVLIAATLPAVMTQQRPAMAAAQETYYVAPDGNDANPGTLEAPFKSLQRARDVVRTVNTNMTGDINVYLRGGTYPVSSTVEFGSSDSGTNGFRVVYAAYSNEAPILDGGVPVTGWTQHSGNIWKAPLDRSTKLRTLYVNDKRAQMASKTISSGGCYGTYTVTAGQAAWAWESGSQCDGAKYNLNDFPAIARNQDDLEIETGTTWTTAIVGVRQVTTSSDGANRVALFQQPGAAIAQGSFNGNAQVGGTHKLMNAYEFLDAPGEFYFDKSARTVYYYKASSEDMSTASVFAPNNVTTVLRVAGTSTSSHARNITFSGLTVQHSDWNLFNVAGSSFKQAQQGNLGAQVYAKGNFHVYYYRNVDVTPGIVQVQNADGILLQRNRIQHTGADGISMVNDVQSTQLIGNYTNDIAGSAINVGHPQHVYIGDGTSTNREKYSPQVEGLPKNIDIKNNYIYDSAVLFNGHSPISAYFVDTLTIQHNRIEKAPWSGITMGWGWWNFDGSSGSIVPNRPTTSARNNTISYNHIIDTVQRLSDTAPIYTLGSQPGTTITNNYLQGVPSGHKYGLHPDEGSAFITFRDNVLSIDKNVTWMINSDDFGRKHDLSITQIYGPINKVSNKNLPNSTVADILVSSDYVWPAVAYNIAASSGLEDAYRDIIPASRFSAPNYVLPASTFVTSATATIPIRSTGDATTSVWLAPSGTTTFTAGATMTRAAGNATSIAVPATQGEYRLFVVDAQGNRSAESTSIVRQQSGGGTQQGGQLVGGQSGRCVEVPNSSTTNGTQVQLWDCGSGTNQRWTSTASKQLTVYGNKCLDASGAGTANGTQVIIWDCHGGLNQQWNINSNGTITNGQSGLCLDANGAASANGTKIILWACNGGANQRWSLRS from the coding sequence GTGAGATCAGCCGCATCCACCACCCGCACGGCACTGCTCTCGGCGGCGGTGCTCATCGCCGCCACGCTGCCGGCCGTGATGACACAGCAACGGCCCGCCATGGCCGCTGCCCAGGAGACCTACTACGTCGCCCCGGACGGGAACGACGCCAATCCCGGGACGCTCGAAGCCCCGTTCAAGAGTCTGCAACGCGCGCGGGACGTCGTCCGCACGGTCAACACGAACATGACCGGCGACATCAACGTGTATCTGCGCGGTGGCACCTACCCGGTGAGCAGCACAGTCGAGTTCGGGTCGAGTGACTCAGGCACCAACGGCTTCCGGGTCGTCTACGCCGCCTACTCCAACGAGGCCCCGATCCTCGACGGTGGCGTCCCGGTGACCGGCTGGACCCAGCACAGCGGCAACATCTGGAAGGCCCCGCTGGACCGCAGCACCAAGCTGCGGACGCTCTACGTCAACGACAAGCGGGCGCAGATGGCGTCGAAGACGATCAGCTCGGGAGGGTGCTACGGCACCTACACCGTCACGGCCGGCCAGGCCGCCTGGGCGTGGGAGTCCGGGTCGCAGTGCGACGGCGCCAAATACAACCTGAACGACTTCCCCGCCATCGCCCGCAACCAGGACGACCTGGAGATCGAGACGGGGACGACCTGGACCACGGCAATCGTGGGCGTCCGCCAGGTCACCACGAGTTCCGACGGCGCGAACCGGGTCGCCCTCTTCCAGCAGCCGGGCGCGGCCATCGCCCAGGGCTCGTTCAACGGCAACGCCCAGGTCGGCGGCACCCACAAGCTCATGAACGCGTACGAGTTCCTGGACGCGCCCGGTGAGTTCTACTTCGACAAGAGCGCCCGGACGGTCTACTACTACAAGGCCAGCTCCGAGGACATGTCGACCGCGTCGGTCTTCGCGCCGAACAACGTCACCACGGTGCTGCGGGTCGCCGGCACCTCGACGAGCAGCCACGCGCGCAACATCACGTTCTCCGGCCTGACCGTGCAGCACTCCGACTGGAACCTGTTCAACGTCGCCGGCTCGTCCTTCAAGCAGGCGCAGCAGGGCAACCTCGGCGCCCAGGTGTACGCGAAGGGCAACTTCCACGTCTACTACTACCGCAACGTGGACGTCACTCCCGGCATCGTCCAGGTGCAGAACGCCGACGGGATCCTCCTGCAACGCAACCGGATCCAGCACACCGGCGCCGACGGGATAAGCATGGTCAACGACGTGCAGAGCACGCAGTTGATCGGGAACTACACAAACGACATCGCCGGGTCCGCCATCAACGTCGGTCATCCCCAGCACGTCTACATCGGAGACGGCACGTCGACCAACCGGGAGAAGTACTCCCCGCAGGTCGAGGGGCTACCGAAGAACATCGACATCAAGAACAACTACATCTACGACAGCGCGGTCCTGTTCAACGGACACAGCCCCATCTCGGCGTACTTCGTCGACACCCTGACGATCCAGCACAACCGGATCGAGAAGGCCCCCTGGTCCGGCATCACCATGGGCTGGGGCTGGTGGAACTTCGACGGGTCATCGGGGTCGATCGTGCCCAACCGGCCGACCACTAGCGCGCGGAACAACACCATCAGTTACAACCACATCATCGACACCGTCCAGCGCCTCAGCGACACGGCGCCCATCTACACGCTGGGCAGCCAGCCCGGGACCACGATCACCAACAACTACCTCCAGGGCGTGCCCTCGGGCCACAAGTACGGCCTGCACCCCGACGAGGGGTCGGCGTTCATCACCTTCCGGGACAACGTCCTGAGCATCGACAAGAACGTCACCTGGATGATCAACTCCGACGACTTCGGTCGGAAGCACGATCTGAGCATCACGCAGATCTACGGCCCGATCAACAAGGTCTCGAACAAGAACCTGCCGAACAGCACTGTCGCCGACATCCTCGTCTCCTCCGACTACGTCTGGCCGGCGGTGGCCTACAACATCGCGGCGAGCTCCGGCCTGGAGGACGCCTACCGGGACATCATCCCGGCGAGCAGGTTCTCCGCACCGAACTACGTGCTGCCGGCCAGCACGTTCGTCACAAGCGCCACGGCGACGATCCCGATCCGCAGCACCGGCGACGCCACCACGTCGGTGTGGCTGGCGCCGTCCGGCACGACCACCTTCACCGCCGGGGCGACGATGACCAGGGCGGCCGGCAACGCCACGTCCATCGCCGTGCCGGCGACCCAGGGCGAGTACCGGCTCTTCGTCGTCGACGCACAGGGCAACCGGTCGGCCGAGTCGACCTCGATCGTCCGGCAGCAGAGCGGCGGCGGCACCCAGCAGGGCGGGCAGCTCGTGGGCGGCCAGTCCGGCCGCTGCGTGGAGGTCCCCAACTCCTCCACCACGAACGGCACCCAGGTGCAGCTCTGGGACTGCGGCAGCGGCACGAACCAGCGGTGGACCTCCACCGCCAGCAAGCAACTGACCGTGTACGGCAACAAGTGCCTGGACGCCTCCGGGGCGGGCACGGCCAACGGCACCCAGGTCATCATCTGGGACTGCCACGGCGGGCTCAACCAGCAGTGGAACATCAACTCCAACGGCACCATCACGAACGGCCAGTCCGGGCTCTGCCTCGATGCCAACGGCGCTGCCAGCGCCAACGGCACGAAGATCATCCTCTGGGCGTGCAACGGTGGCGCGAACCAGCGGTGGAGCCTGCGTAGCTGA
- a CDS encoding DUF6582 domain-containing protein, producing MKTTWKPHEKHGGLSDKDKRELPESVFAFPDERKEPMTDASHVRNAIARFDQVQGVTDKDRDLAFQNILAAAKHYGVDVAETNWRQLGKLPHTPNPAH from the coding sequence ATGAAGACAACCTGGAAGCCTCACGAGAAGCACGGCGGCCTGTCGGATAAGGACAAGCGCGAGTTGCCGGAGAGCGTTTTCGCGTTCCCTGACGAGCGCAAGGAGCCGATGACCGACGCGAGCCACGTCCGTAACGCCATCGCCCGCTTCGACCAGGTGCAGGGCGTCACCGACAAGGACCGCGACCTGGCCTTCCAGAACATCCTCGCCGCCGCGAAGCACTACGGCGTCGACGTCGCCGAGACGAACTGGCGGCAGCTCGGCAAGCTGCCGCACACGCCCAACCCCGCGCACTGA